Proteins from a genomic interval of Bdellovibrio sp. GT3:
- the gspE gene encoding type II secretion system ATPase GspE — MATVDVLTILSKATSMTQDQVRSVLANPSVVRPVTVGEALNQKEFSTADEVVSDLCKELGLDFIRDIPVADINADLIRDIPINYAKQHQVLPYKDEADQMIALTSNPVNLKSLDDLKVLFGKKVRPLVTTTIRIQDAINKVYEKSTANLSGLDEIDEEDYDLDDPIVDLLEAGEDDAPVIKMVNSLLFRAVKEKASDIHIEPYEKDMVVRFRTDGVLMDVFKPPKKLQNAITSRIKVMANLNIAEKRLPQDGRIPLKVGGKDIDIRLSTVPTAHGERLVMRIQDRSSVILELEQLGFSRENLDRLDDLLARNDGILLVTGPTGSGKSTTLYGSLTKLNKPDVNILTVEDPVEQRIHGIGQVQTNAKIGLTFAAGLRSFLRQDPDIIMVGEIRDLETAELAIQASLTGHLVLSTLHTNDSAGAFPRLIDFGVEPFLIATSVMGVVAQRLVRVLCPHCKAPYEPTDFELSLIGVSREVASKSHICKAMGCSECGQKGYSGRTTISELMVVTDDIRSLIMQRKDGATLKKQALANGMKTFRDHGIAKVLAGVTTIEQLTTNTQLDL, encoded by the coding sequence GTGGATGTTCTGACAATTCTGTCCAAAGCTACTTCAATGACACAGGATCAAGTGCGTTCTGTGCTTGCCAACCCGTCGGTCGTAAGACCCGTGACCGTCGGGGAAGCTTTAAACCAGAAGGAATTCTCCACAGCGGATGAAGTCGTCAGTGATCTGTGCAAAGAGTTGGGATTGGATTTTATCCGCGACATCCCCGTTGCCGATATCAACGCCGACTTGATCCGGGATATCCCGATCAACTACGCAAAACAACATCAAGTCCTCCCCTACAAGGATGAAGCCGACCAAATGATTGCTCTTACCAGCAATCCGGTAAACCTTAAATCCCTGGATGATTTGAAAGTTCTGTTTGGCAAAAAAGTCCGCCCTCTGGTTACAACCACGATTCGTATTCAGGATGCGATCAACAAAGTTTACGAAAAATCCACTGCGAATCTTTCGGGCCTCGATGAAATCGACGAAGAGGATTACGATCTTGATGATCCGATCGTGGATCTTTTGGAAGCTGGCGAGGACGATGCGCCGGTGATCAAGATGGTGAACAGCCTTCTGTTCCGCGCGGTGAAAGAAAAAGCTTCGGATATTCATATTGAACCCTATGAAAAAGACATGGTCGTGCGCTTCCGTACGGACGGTGTTTTGATGGATGTCTTTAAACCACCTAAAAAACTACAGAACGCGATCACCTCCCGTATCAAAGTTATGGCGAACTTGAACATCGCGGAAAAACGTCTTCCTCAGGATGGTCGTATTCCGTTGAAAGTCGGCGGTAAAGATATCGATATTCGTCTCTCCACTGTTCCGACGGCTCACGGCGAGCGTCTGGTCATGCGTATTCAAGACAGATCCTCTGTGATCCTGGAACTTGAGCAGCTGGGTTTCTCAAGAGAAAACCTGGATCGCCTGGATGATCTTTTGGCTCGTAATGACGGTATCCTGCTGGTTACAGGTCCTACGGGTTCTGGTAAATCCACGACTCTTTATGGTTCATTAACGAAACTCAACAAGCCTGACGTGAATATCCTGACTGTTGAAGATCCGGTGGAGCAACGTATCCACGGGATTGGTCAGGTGCAAACCAACGCCAAGATCGGATTGACGTTCGCGGCGGGTTTAAGATCTTTCCTTCGTCAAGACCCCGACATCATCATGGTCGGTGAGATTCGTGACTTGGAAACTGCCGAACTTGCGATCCAAGCCTCCCTGACGGGTCACTTGGTTTTAAGTACTCTGCATACCAATGACTCTGCCGGTGCTTTCCCGCGTTTGATTGACTTTGGGGTTGAGCCTTTCTTGATCGCAACTTCAGTTATGGGCGTCGTGGCGCAGCGTCTGGTGCGTGTCCTTTGCCCACATTGTAAAGCTCCTTACGAGCCTACAGATTTCGAATTGTCACTGATTGGTGTCAGCCGGGAAGTTGCAAGCAAGAGCCACATCTGCAAAGCCATGGGTTGCTCGGAATGCGGGCAAAAAGGTTATTCCGGTCGTACGACGATCAGTGAATTGATGGTTGTGACTGATGATATTCGTTCATTGATCATGCAGCGTAAAGACGGTGCCACTTTGAAGAAACAAGCTTTGGCCAATGGAATGAAAACTTTCCGTGACCATGGTATTGCCAAAGTGCTGGCTGGTGTGACTACAATTGAACAGTTAACTACGAATACGCAACTGGATCTATAA
- the gspF gene encoding type II secretion system inner membrane protein GspF, translating to MPIFEYKGLTRDGRNTKGVIDAENLRAARTKLKRDNIYVVDIRDKKKLDTKKSKGAPRATKTVQVKDLSLMTRQLATLVKANIPLVDALTAIAEQVENPTLSEAIADCKNMVNEGSPFHKALQKYPNIFTKIYISMVEAGEMSGSLDVILMRLAEFTEAQADLRAKVSSAMTYPIIMLVVTMGLLSFLFIFLIPKMVTVFESAPNLVLPWYTVALINASQFMVNYWYIIFGAIFIAIVMFRNWKSSPTGRAQWDAISLKLPIAGPAVRMVAVSRFTRTLATLLTGGVPMLTALDIVKNVVDNSVLSVAIEEARNNIAEGESIAGPLKKSNQFPPIVIHMVNIGEKTGDLENMLTQVSDAFDFQVKNKLESLTSLMTPVVTVLMGFAIAMIVFAVMVPMFEMTNIAG from the coding sequence ATGCCAATTTTTGAGTACAAGGGCCTGACACGTGACGGAAGAAACACCAAAGGTGTGATCGACGCAGAAAATCTGCGTGCGGCCCGTACCAAACTCAAAAGAGATAATATTTATGTTGTTGATATTCGCGACAAGAAAAAATTAGACACGAAAAAGTCCAAAGGCGCTCCCCGCGCCACCAAAACCGTTCAAGTTAAGGATCTTTCCCTGATGACTCGTCAGTTGGCGACTCTGGTAAAGGCGAATATCCCCTTGGTGGATGCATTAACTGCGATTGCTGAGCAGGTTGAAAATCCGACTCTTTCAGAAGCCATTGCCGACTGTAAGAATATGGTGAACGAGGGTTCCCCTTTCCACAAAGCCCTGCAAAAGTACCCGAATATTTTCACCAAGATTTATATTTCGATGGTAGAAGCCGGGGAAATGTCAGGAAGTTTGGACGTGATCCTGATGCGTCTGGCGGAGTTTACTGAAGCCCAGGCCGATCTTCGTGCCAAAGTTTCCAGCGCCATGACCTACCCGATTATCATGCTGGTTGTGACGATGGGTTTGCTTTCGTTCCTATTTATCTTCCTGATTCCTAAAATGGTCACAGTGTTCGAGTCCGCGCCAAACCTGGTGCTTCCTTGGTACACTGTCGCTTTGATCAATGCCTCTCAATTCATGGTGAATTATTGGTACATTATCTTTGGTGCGATCTTTATTGCCATTGTGATGTTTAGAAATTGGAAATCCAGCCCAACGGGCCGCGCTCAATGGGATGCAATTTCTTTGAAACTTCCGATTGCAGGACCTGCGGTGCGCATGGTGGCGGTCTCCCGCTTCACTCGTACTTTGGCGACACTTTTAACAGGCGGCGTTCCGATGCTGACCGCTTTGGATATCGTTAAGAACGTCGTGGACAACAGCGTTCTTTCCGTCGCGATCGAAGAGGCCCGCAACAATATCGCGGAAGGTGAATCGATTGCCGGTCCTTTGAAAAAATCCAACCAGTTCCCGCCGATCGTAATCCACATGGTTAACATTGGCGAAAAAACGGGTGACTTGGAGAACATGCTGACTCAGGTATCAGATGCCTTCGACTTCCAGGTTAAAAACAAGTTGGAATCCCTGACGTCTTTGATGACACCAGTCGTTACTGTTTTGATGGGTTTTGCGATTGCGATGATCGTATTTGCGGTCATGGTTCCGATGTTTGAAATGACCAATATCGCTGGTTAG
- the gspG gene encoding type II secretion system major pseudopilin GspG, which produces MLAINNRKGMTLIEIMIVLAIIGGISALLLPRLTGSMDKAKVKETKIHMGQISNALQMYYTDCNKYPQTLEGLTTQDPNCSNWGPEPYIKNIKDRWEHDYVYELNGSEIHLKSFGKDGREGGSGYDADISLDDL; this is translated from the coding sequence ATGTTAGCTATCAATAACCGCAAGGGTATGACTTTGATCGAGATCATGATCGTCCTTGCTATCATCGGCGGTATCTCTGCACTTTTGCTTCCACGTCTGACTGGTTCCATGGACAAAGCTAAAGTTAAAGAAACCAAAATCCATATGGGTCAGATTTCCAATGCTTTGCAAATGTACTACACAGATTGCAACAAGTACCCGCAAACGCTGGAAGGTTTGACGACTCAAGATCCAAACTGCAGCAACTGGGGTCCTGAGCCTTATATCAAAAACATCAAAGACCGTTGGGAACATGACTATGTTTACGAACTTAACGGCAGCGAAATTCATTTGAAATCTTTCGGTAAAGATGGACGCGAAGGTGGCTCTGGCTACGACGCTGACATCTCTTTGGACGATCTTTAG
- a CDS encoding pilus assembly FimT family protein, producing the protein MNRRGFTLIEVMIVLAIIGGLVVIGAPRLFKAQTNIRATTRQFMALTKDIRNKARIYNSTYRLVINIDGDKAGQYWVERANGPTPIDPAAAEKERDRMKSSFKDEDAPPPKYAMDTTVLKKEAQLPGAFKFVQVETVSSKDPITSGTAYIHFFPEGFVEASAIQISGANNSIWTLVFNPLTGQADIIEKAQSLKGLQR; encoded by the coding sequence ATGAATCGTCGGGGCTTCACCCTCATTGAGGTGATGATTGTACTTGCCATCATTGGCGGTTTGGTTGTCATTGGGGCCCCACGACTCTTTAAAGCACAAACGAATATCCGGGCCACCACACGTCAATTCATGGCTCTGACCAAAGATATTCGCAACAAAGCCCGCATCTACAATTCCACTTACCGCCTGGTTATTAATATCGATGGCGACAAAGCCGGCCAGTACTGGGTTGAAAGAGCCAACGGCCCGACTCCGATTGATCCGGCAGCGGCAGAAAAAGAACGCGACAGAATGAAAAGCAGCTTCAAAGATGAAGATGCACCACCGCCGAAATATGCGATGGACACTACTGTTTTGAAAAAAGAAGCGCAACTACCGGGCGCTTTCAAATTCGTACAAGTCGAAACGGTTTCAAGTAAAGATCCCATCACATCCGGAACCGCTTACATTCACTTTTTCCCGGAAGGATTTGTAGAGGCCTCTGCCATTCAGATTTCCGGGGCAAATAATTCCATTTGGACTCTTGTTTTTAATCCTTTAACGGGTCAAGCTGATATCATAGAGAAAGCTCAATCGTTAAAGGGACTTCAGCGGTGA
- a CDS encoding type IV pilus modification PilV family protein produces the protein MKNKGFTLIETVLALVILSSGLLLLANSWGGSFAYVRKAQFATEVTALLERKMAEIEIEYAGKSLDSIPEDKEDDFGSEFPQYSWKMESKEFEVPDISATLTAREGGADEMSLTLMKTLTQHLSKSIKEVKVTVIYKGSKKPMSFSATQYFVDYDREIPLPGGM, from the coding sequence GTGAAAAATAAAGGCTTTACATTGATCGAGACCGTGCTCGCACTGGTCATCCTCTCCTCCGGGTTGCTGTTATTGGCAAATTCCTGGGGCGGAAGTTTCGCTTACGTTCGCAAAGCCCAATTCGCCACCGAAGTCACTGCCCTGCTTGAGCGAAAAATGGCCGAGATCGAAATTGAATACGCCGGCAAATCCCTTGATTCCATCCCTGAAGACAAAGAAGACGATTTTGGATCCGAGTTTCCGCAATACTCATGGAAAATGGAATCCAAAGAATTTGAAGTCCCCGACATTTCAGCAACCCTAACTGCGCGTGAGGGCGGTGCCGATGAAATGTCCCTGACGTTGATGAAGACGCTGACTCAGCATCTTTCCAAATCCATCAAAGAAGTAAAAGTCACAGTGATTTACAAAGGCAGCAAAAAGCCAATGAGCTTTTCTGCCACTCAGTACTTTGTCGACTATGATCGCGAAATCCCTCTACCAGGGGGCATGTAG